A stretch of the Oxyura jamaicensis isolate SHBP4307 breed ruddy duck chromosome 4, BPBGC_Ojam_1.0, whole genome shotgun sequence genome encodes the following:
- the CNGA1 gene encoding cGMP-gated cation channel alpha-1, with protein sequence MKVGVIETHHSHTIIPSVVVQDTSEDPGLMDKGENRYARQRHLPGAFAHYNINNNSNKDEEKKKKKEKKSKSENKKDGETQKNKEKKEKNKNKDKSKKKENNEEKKKDIFIIDPAGNMYYNWLFCITMPVMYNWTMIIARACFDELQNDYLVVWFIVDYVSDIIYIADMFVRTRTGYLEQGLLVKEEQKLREKYKSSLQFKLDFLSIIPTDLLYFKVGLNYPELRINRLLRVARMFEFFQRTETRTNYPNIFRISNLVMYIVIIIHWNACVYYSISKAIGFGADTWVYPNTSHPEFARLVRKYVYSLYWSTLTLTTIGETPPPVRDSEYFFVVVDFLVGVLIFATIVGNVGSMISNMNAARAEFQAKIDAIKQYMHFRNVSKDMEKRVIKWFDYLWTNKKAVDEREVLKYLPDKLRAEIAINVHLETLKKVRIFADCEAGLLVELVLKLQPQVYSPGDYICRKGDIGREMYIIKEGKLAVVADDGITQFVVLSDGSYFGEISILNIKGSKAGNRRTANIRSIGYSDLFCLSKDDLMEALTEYPDAKAMLEEKGKQILMKDGLLDIELANLGSDPKDLEEKVAYMEGSMDRLQTKFARLLAEYDAAQQKLKKRLTQIEKILKPVIEQEFADLEELDPSADKPGVSKAE encoded by the exons agagaagaaaaagaaaaaagaaaagaagag caagtcagaaaacaaaaaggatggagaaacacagaagaacaaggaaaaaaaggaaaaaaacaaaaataaagataagtccaaaaagaaagaaaataatgaaga gaagaagaaagatattttcattattgATCCAGCAGGAAATATGTATTACAACTGGTTGTTTTGCATTACAATGCCTGTCATGTACAACTGGACGATGATTATTGCTAG AGCCTGTTTTGATGAGCTTCAGAATGACTACTTAGTGGTATGGTTTATTGTTGATTATGTTTCTGACATCATCTATATCGCTGACATGTTCGTACGGACAAGAACAG GTTACCTGGAGCAAGGTCTTCTGgtgaaagaagaacaaaagcttAGAGAGAAATATAAGAGTTCCTTACAATTCAAATTAGATTTTCTGTCAATCATACCAACTGACCTCTTATACTTTAAGGTAGGACTGAATTACCCAGAACTAAGAATAAATCGACTACTCAGAGTAGCTCGGATGTTTGAATTCTTCCAGAGAACAGAAACAAGGACAAACTACCCAAATATCTTCAGGATCTCTAATCTTGTCATGTACATCGTGATTATTATTCATTGGAATGCCTGTGTGTACTACTCAATCTCAAAGGCTATTGGATTTGGGGCTGACACGTGGGTCTACCCCAACACCTCTCATCCTGAATTTGCCCGTCTGGTTAGAAAGTACGTCTATAGTCTCTACTGGTCAACACTGACCCTGACTACTATTGGTGAAACGCCCCCTCCTGTAAGGGATTCTGAGTATTTCTTCGTGGTTGTTGACTTCTTGGTTGGAGTATTGATTTTTGCTACCATTGTTGGTAACGTCGGTTCTATGATCTCCAACATGAATGCTGCCAGGGCAGAGTTTCAAGCAAAGATTGATGCTATCAAGCAGTATATGCACTTTCGAAACGTAAgtaaagacatggaaaaaagaGTTATAAAGTGGTTTGACTACCTGTGGACAAACAAAAAGGCTGTGGATGAAAGGGAAGTCTTGAAGTACCTGCCAGACAAACTAAGAGCAGAGATTGCAATCAACGTTCACCTTGAAACACTAAAAAAGGTTCGGATTTTTGCAGACTGTGAAGCTGGTCTGCTGGTTGAACTGGTTTTGAAACTCCAGCCACAAGTATACAGTCCCGGGGATtatatttgcagaaaaggagATATCGGACGAGAAATGTACATTATCAAAGAAGGCAAACTTGCAGTAGTCGCTGATGATGGAATTACGCAATTTGTGGTCCTAAGTGATGGCAGCTATTTTGGAGAAATCAGCATTCTTAATATCAAAGGTAGCAAAGCTGGCAATCGAAGAACAGCCAATATTAGAAGTATTGGATACTcagatttgttctgtttgtctAAAGATGATCTCATGGAGGCTTTAACGGAGTATCCAGATGCAAAGGCAATGctagaagaaaaaggcaagcaaaTCCTAATGAAAGATGGGTTGCTGGACATTGAACTTGCAAATTTAGGAAGCGATCCTAAAGATCTGGAAGAAAAGGTTGCTTACATGGAAGGATCAATGGACAGATTGCAAACAAAGTTTGCCAGGTTGTTGGCTGAGTACGATGCTGCAcaacagaaactgaagaaaagactTACACAAATCGAGAAAATATTGAAGCCAGTTATAGAGCAAGAATTTGCAGACTTGGAAGAACTAGATCCATCTGCAGATAAACCCGGAGTgtcaaaagcagaataa